A single window of Anopheles moucheti chromosome 2, idAnoMoucSN_F20_07, whole genome shotgun sequence DNA harbors:
- the LOC128297201 gene encoding uncharacterized protein LOC128297201: MDEDLEFRDMVLKKMEENGSLLDIKAKLRALLYDVIENEHATPIDQVDESDLTSSTFEKDSGAQLDAKTLVYELLHETLGSLNLQYTRKILQAESGYRNTTLSREQLAQQLKLDNAADALSGQPVLISLINKLRDENIATEPIYESKDHLDTVTEGSQNSAQRMPDDL, encoded by the exons ATGGACGAAGATTTAGAGTTCCGCGATATGGTATTGAAAAAGATGGAAGAAAATGGATCATTACTCGACATTAAG GCTAAACTGCGAGCACTACTTTATGATGTTATAGAAAACGAACACGCTACCCCCATTGATCAAGTGGATGAAAGTGATCTTACTTCTAGCACGTTTGAAAAAGACTCCGGAGCGCAACTGGATGCAAAAACTTTAGTTTACGAACTGTTGCATGAAACGTTAGGATCGTTAAATCTACAGTATACACGAAAAATTCTGCAAGCCGAATCAGGATACCGAAATACGACGTTGAGCCGTGAACAGTTGGCCCAACAGCTTAAACTTGATAATGCCGCTGACGCTCTGTCAGGACAACCCGTACTAATATCATTGATAAACAAACTTCGCGATGAAAACATTGCAACAGAACCTATTTACGAAAGTAAAGATCATCTTGATACAGTCACAGAGGGCTCACAGAACAGTGCTCAACGTATGCCGGACGACCTATGA
- the LOC128309684 gene encoding ATP-binding cassette sub-family B member 6: protein MIHYCPTNTSMDVVWYNHGVSQCFMDTVAMGSIGGFLLIFGTLQLVMYLRHSTEIDTQRIRKSRLYRFQLFLLLLMPVLTVVRFVLEGFIFEGAQVYGFMILSIAVALFVYPYSIVLLVKERYYQLPSVPTRGHGLVLLIFWTMLFIVQNIAFINLNYHDAWFRLETLRDKVEFGMFVARYTITMLLFVIGLKAPGITSTQFTDEYQNLHQAQENQSTFRNAWGKMRTLLPFLWPKTDVLLQFRVVFCFLLLIAGRLINVYVQIYNKKIVDSLTEKPAVFRWDWILLYVGFKFLQGGGTGTMGLLNNLRSFLWIRIQQYTTREIELELFRHLHSLSLRWHLNRKTGEVLRVMDRGTDSINNLLNYILFSITPTIVDILIAVVFFITAFNWWFGFIVFLTMALYIVATIMVTEWRTKFQRRMNLADNQQKARSVDSLLNFETVKYYGAEQYEVSCYRDAILKFQDEEWRSIITLNILNTMQNVIVCGGLLAGSMLCAYLVVYEEGLTVGDYVLFASYIIQLYVPLNWFGTFYRAIQKNFVDMENMFDLMREEQEVLDAPSAPGLAVARGRIEFNDVTFGYNAERLVLRNVSFSVPGGKTVAIVGPSGAGKSTIMRLLFRFYDVDSGSISVDGQNIKIVRQASLRQAIGVVPQDTVLFNNSIKYNIQYGRVGAPDADVIMAARSADIHERILTFPEQYETQVGERGLRLSGGEKQRVAIARTILKSPAIVLLDEATSALDTQTERNIQTALAKVCANRTTIIIAHRLSTIIHADEIIVLKEGTIVERGRHEMLLEQNGVYADMWNQQLKNLELGPNATDDGMVDANGQVANGTPNKLPAIAPPNHHHHHHH from the exons ATGATCCACTACTGTCCGACCAACACGTCCATGGACGTGGTTTGGTACAACCATGGCGTATCGCAGTGCTTCATGGATACGGTTGCGATGGGATCGATCGGAGGATTTCTACTCATTTTTGGTACACTGCAGCTAGTTATGTACCTGCGCCATTCAACGGAGATCGACACACAACGGATACGAAAGTCACGTCTGTACCGTTTCCAACTGTTTCTCTTACTCTTGATGCCGGTGCTCACCGTAGTCAGGTTCGTGCTGGAAGGATTCATCTTCGAAGGAGCACAAGTGTACGGTTTCATGATCCTGTCGATCGCCGTAGCGCTGTTCGTGTATCCCTACTCGATCGTGCTGCTTGTAAAGGAGCGCTATTATCAGCTACCGTCAGTACCAACACGTGGCCATGGATTGGTGTTGCTCATTTTCTGGACTATGCTGTTTATTGTACAGAACATAGCGTTCATCAATCTGAACTACCATGATGCATGGTTCCGGTTGGAGACATTGCGAGACAAGGTGGAATTCGGAATGTTCGTCGCACGGTACACGATCACCATGTTGCTGTTTGTGATCGGCCTTAAGGCTCCCGGCATAACATCAACACAATTCACCGACGAGTACCAAAACCTCCACCAGGCACAGGAAAATCAATCCACGTTCCGTAACGCTTGGGGTAAGATGCGAACCTTGTTGCCGTTTTTGTGGCCCAAAACGGATGTGTTGCTACAGTTTCGCGTCGTGTTCTGTTTCCTACTGCTCATTGCCGGGCGTCTAATTAACGTGTACGTGCAGATTTACAACAAGAAGATTGTCGACAGTCTAACGGAAAAGCCGGCCGTGTTCCGCTGGGATTGGATTCTGCTGTACGTTGGTTTTAAGTTTCTCCAGGGTGGTGGTACAGGAACGATGGGACTGCTCAACAATCTGCGCAGCTTCCTGTGGATCCGCATTCAGCAGTACACGACGCGCGAAATTGAACTGGAACTATTTCGCCATCTGCACAGTTTATCGCTGCGGTGGCATCTGAACCGCAAAACGGGCGAAGTGCTGCGTGTTATGGACCGTGGCACGGACAGCATTAACAACTTGCTGAATTACATTCTGTTTTCGATCACTCCGACAATAGTGGACATTTTGATCGCGGTCGTTTTCTTCATCACGGCATTCAACTGGTGGTTTGGATTCATCGTGTTCCTCACCATGGCATTGTATATCG TGGCTACCATTATGGTAACGGAATGGCGCACGAAATTCCAACGCCGAATGAATTTGGCCGATAATCAGCAGAAGGCACGAAGCGTCGATTCGCTGCTGAACTTTGAGACGGTTAAGTACTACGGTGCTGAGCAGTATGAAGTTTCTTGTTACCGGGACGCAATTCTCAAGTTCCAG GACGAAGAATGGCGGTCGATTATCACGTTAAACATCCTCAATACGATGCAAAATGTGATTGTATGCGGTGGCTTGCTTGCTGGGTCGATGCTATGTGCATACCTCGTCGTATACGAGGAAGGATTGACTGTTGGTGACTATGTACTGTTTGCCAGCTATATAATTCAGCTCTACGTACCGCTTAATTGGTTCGGTACCTTCTACCG CGCAATCCAAAAGAACTTCGTCGACATGGAGAACATGTTTGATTTGATGCGCGAAGAGCAAGAAGTACTGGACGCACCATCAGCACCGGGATTGGCAGTAGCACGTGGCAGAATAGAATTCAATGATGTAACGTTTGGTTACAACGCGGAACGGCTTGTCCTGCGCAATGTTAGCTTCAGCGTTCCTGGAGGAAAAACCGTAGCCATTGTCGGTCCATCAGGCGCGGGTAAAAGTACGATCATGCGACTCCTGTTCCGATTCTACGACGTCGATAGCGGTTCAATATCGGTCGATGGGCAGAATATTAAAATTGTGCGCCAAGCTTCGCTGCGGCAGGCGATTGGTGTAGTGCCACAGGATACGGTACTATTTAATAATTCGATCAAGTACAACATTCAGTACGGCCGCGTCGGTGCCCCAGATGCAGACGTCATAATGGCGGCCAGAAGTGCGGACATACACGAAAGGATTTTAACATTCCCAGAACAGTATGAAACGCAGGTGGGTGAACGTGGACTGCGTTTAAGCGGCGGTGAAAAACAACGTGTAGCAATCGCACGAACCATCCTTAAGTCGCCGGCTATCGTACTGCTGGACGAAGCCACCAGCGCACTGGACACACAAACGGAACGCAACATCCAAACGGCATTGGCAAAGGTATGTGCCAATCGGACAACGATCATCATTGCCCATCGACTATCGACGATCATTCATGCGGATGAGATCATTGTGCTGAAGGAAGGCACGATTGTCGAGAGGGGACGGCACGAGATGCTGCTCGAGCAGAACGGAGTGTACGCGGACATGTGGAATCAACAGTTGAAAAACCTAGAACTAGGTCCTAATGCTACGGATGACGGGATGGTAGATGCAAATGGTCAAGTAGCAAATGGAACACCGAACAAATTGCCTGCAATAGCACCACcgaatcatcatcaccatcatcatcattga
- the LOC128297912 gene encoding putative fatty acyl-CoA reductase CG5065: protein MDDGRMMTRLPEEASPSIIESYAGRSIFITGATGFMGKIMVEKLLRECGDIRCIYLLIRAKKGIDPAQRKEEYVKNIVFDHVRERHGDRLAKIRLIRGDILSDGLGLSEEDHRELVDNVEMVFHCAANVRFDQHIRQAVDINLNGTIRVLSLAEKMRKLVSFIHVSTSYCQCNEAVLEEKHYPAPQNPEGISKMVGLLDDDILDLITPRLLNNLPNTYAYTKALTEDMVYQYRGKLPIAIARPSIVTAAMKEPLPGWGEGTNGPTGLLIGAGRGVIRSMHCNGDYLADFMPVDITMNAIIAIGTERMRNPRKDDVMYYNLTSSSENPISWGEVLEMGRVVLNENPFCFALWYPDGSIKSNYFYHLLCVIFFHYLPAYLIDFLFVLLRRKPFLVKVQKRISAGLTILQYYTTKQWIFRCENAKSLYQRLSHDDQKRFYFDVTEINYQTYLHDFILGARQYILKEAPESLPKARKLLRKLYIMDKIVQIALYAFGLWLFWTYLEVVTGSIQFVFDTAIVGLRGSSASTTGTVRQGL from the exons ATGGACGACGGACGCATGATGACGAGGCTCCCGGAAGAAGCATCGCCCAGCATCATCGAATCGTATGCCGGGCGATCGATCTTCATCACCGGTGCGACCGGTTTCATGGGCAAGATCATGGTGGAGAAGCTGCTGCGTGAGTGTGGCGATATACGGTGCATCTATTTGCTGATACGCGCCAAAAAGGGCATCGATCCGGCCCAGCGCAAGGAGGAGTACGTGAAAAACATAGTGTTCGATCATGTGCGCGAGAGGCATGGCGATCGGCTGGCCAAGATTCGTCTCATCCGGGGCGACATACTGAGCGATGGGCTCGGTCTGAGCGAGGAGGATCACCGCGAGCTGGTGGACAACGTGGAGATGGTGTTTCACTGTGCCGCTAACGTGCGCTTCGATCAACACATCCGCCAGGCGGTGGACATCAATCTGAACGGGACGATACGGGTGCTGTCGCTGGCAGAAAAGATGCGCAAGCTGGTATCGTTCATTCACGTTTCCACCTCGTACTGCCAGTGCAATGAGGCCGTGCTGGAGGAGAAACACTATCCCGCACCACAAAACCCGGAAGGCATCTCGAAGATGGTTGGTCTGCTGGATGATGATATTTTGGATCTCATTACACCAAG ACTGCTGAACAACCTGCCAAACACGTACGCTTACACGAAAGCGCTCACGGAAGATATGGTATACCAGTACCGGGGCAAGCtaccgatcgcgatcgcaCGACCATCGATCGTGACGGCTGCCATGAAGGAACCGCTTCCTGGCTGGGGCGAAGGTACCAACGGTCCCACCGGATTGCTGATCGGTGCCGGACGCGGTGTGATTCGGAGCATGCACTGCAATGGCGACTATCTGGCAGATTTTATGCCAGTCGACATCACGATGAACGCCATCATCGCCATCGGCACCGAGCGCATGAGAAATCCGCGTAAGGACGACGTGATGTACTACAATCTTACCTCGTCGTCCGAAAATCCCATCAGCTGGGGCGAGGTGCTGGAGATGGGTCGCGTTGTGTTGAACGAGAATCCTTTCTGTTTCGCCCTGTGGTATCCGGATGGATCGATAAAGTCCAACTACTTCTACCACCTGCTGTGCGTCATCTTTTTCCACTACTTGCCTGCCTATCTGATAGACTTTTTGTTCGTGCTGCTACGTCGGAAACCCTT TTTGGTAAAGGTGCAGAAAAGGATATCCGCGGGGTTGACGATACTGCAATACTACACGACGAAACAGTGGATTTTCCGGTGCGAAAATGCGAAATCCTTATACCAGCGGCTTTCACATGACGATCAGAAACGGTTTTACTTCGATGTCACCGAAATTAACTACCAGACCTATTTGCATGATTTCATCCTCGGTGCGCGGCAATACATCCTGAAAGAAGCACCGGAATCATTGCCCAAAGCACGAAAGCTACTGCGAAA ACTCTACATCATGGATAAGATTGTGCAGATAGCATTGTACGCGTTCGGGCTGTGGCTATTCTGGACCTACCTGGAGGTAGTTACCGGTTCGATACAGTTCGTTTTTGACACTGCAATCGTTGGCCTGCGTGGCAGTTCCGCTTCGACAACCGGAACCGTTCGACAGGGTCTCTGA